One genomic segment of Arachis duranensis cultivar V14167 chromosome 4, aradu.V14167.gnm2.J7QH, whole genome shotgun sequence includes these proteins:
- the LOC107484746 gene encoding pentatricopeptide repeat-containing protein At5g65560, with protein sequence MRNILTLFTDAILSSHLKRSFSSIISLPHLGSTVYPHPPDFPSQLLTILSHPNWQNHPSLNTLVPSLTPSHVSWLLSHNLPPKTALGFFNWVSNKQPGFRHNATSYALLLTILVRNGSLHFAESVRISMIKSAKSEEDVRFVLDFLKELDSGDGGGRFTFKLNVKCYNLILMSLSKFGLIDEMRMLYLKMLDDMVLPNIYTFNTMVNGYCKLGDLSEANVYVNKIVEAGLSLDTFTYTSLILGHCRNKDVDGAYKVFEIMPHKGCRRNEVSYTTLIQGLCEIGRIGEALKLFAQMGEDNCSPTVRTYTVLICALCYLGRKMDALKLFEEMSGRGCEPNAHTYTVLIDCYCKEGNADDAWKILDQMLKRGLVPSVVTFNALIDGYCKLGRTADALQILSLMESNNCNPNARTYNELICGFCKVKEVHRAMWLLNKMIERNLSPTIVTYNSLIYGQCKAGHLDSAYRLLNLIKENSLVPDQWTYSIFIDTLCKQGRVEEAHKFFKSIKEKDLKANEVMYTVLIHGYCKVGKVDDAHSLFKIMLAEECLPNTITFNVLIDSLCTEKKVHEALQLMDEMIKLNLVPTVEIYTNIISEMLKEGDFDHADIILNKMISSGCKPDVFTYTTFVHAYCSQGRLEEAENVVVKMKEDGILPDSLTYTFLIDGYGCMQLIDCSFGVLKRMFDAGCEPSHYTYAFLLKHLAKKMQTIKDGCAVEGSFVPGVVPKGIASVWNVIDLDITSLLFEKMVEHGCKPNVDTYSKLIIGLCKVDRLNVAFRLLNDMQEAGISPSEIVYNELLSCCCRLEVYDKALSILDAMVENGYLAHLESYKVLICGLCDEGRKDKAKSLFHTLLCSQYNHDEMAWKVLIDGLLKRGYNDEYSMFLSLTEKIGCQFHPSTYAMLIDGLDGT encoded by the coding sequence ATGAGAAACATCTTGACCTTATTCACAGATGCCATTTTGTCTTCTCACCTCAAAAGGTCTTTCTCTTCAATCATTTCTCTTCCCCACCTCGGTTCCACCGTGTACCCTCATCCACCTGATTTCCCCTCCCAGCTCCTCACAATCCTTTCCCATCCAAATTGGCAAAACCACCCTTCACTCAACACACTTGTCCCGTCTCTCACACCTTCACATGTCTCTTGGCTCTTATCTCACAACCTCCCCCCCAAAACTGCATTGGGTTTCTTCAATTGGGTTTCAAACAAACAACCCGGTTTCAGGCACAATGCAACTTCCTATGCTTTGTTGCTCACCATTTTAGTGCGTAATGGCTCACTGCATTTCGCTGAGAGTGTTCGCATCTCGATGATTAAGTCCGCAAAATCTGAAGAAGATGTGAGGTTTGTGCTTGACTTCTTGAAAGAATTGGATTCAGGTGATGGTGGTGGGAGGTTTACATTCAAGCTCAATGTTAAATGTTATAATTTGATTCTAATGTCGTTGTCGAAATTCGGGCTGATCGATGAGATGAGGATGTTGTACCTAAAGATGTTGGATGATATGGTTTTGCCAAATATTTATACTTTCAATACAATGGTGAATGGTTATTGCAAGTTAGGAGATTTGTCTGAGGCAAATGTGTATGTGAATAAGATTGTGGAGGCTGGTCTCTCTTTGGATACGTTCACTTACACTTCTTTGATCTTGGGCCATTGTAGGAACAAAGATGTGGATGGTGCTTACAAGGTGTTTGAGATTATGCCGCATAAGGGTTGTCGAAGGAATGAGGTTTCGTACACGACTCTCATACAGGGGCTTTGTGAAATAGGGAGGATTGGTGAGGCGTTGAAGTTGTTTGCGCAGATGGGAGAGGATAATTGTTCTCCAACTGTTCGAACGTACACTGTTTTGATATGTGCATTGTGTTATTTAGGTAGGAAAATGGATGCACTGAAACTGTTTGAAGAAATGAGTGGAAGAGGTTGTGAACCTAATGCTCATACTTACACTGTGTTAATTGATTGCTACTGTAAGGAAGGTAATGCTGATGATGCCTGGAAAATACTGGATCAGATGTTGAAGAGAGGTTTAGTTCCTAGTGTGGTCACATTCAATGCATTAATTGATGGGTACTGTAAATTGGGAAGAACTGCAGATGCGTTGCAAATTTTGAGCCTTATGGAGTCAAATAATTGTAATCCGAATGCTCGTACATACAATGAATTGATCTGTGGGTTTTGTAAAGTAAAAGAAGTGCACCGGGCAATGTGGTTGCTTAATAAAATGATTGAGCGCAACCTATCACCAACCATTGTTACATACAACTCATTAATCTATGGTCAATGTAAAGCGGGTCATTTGGATAGTGCTTATAGGTTGCTTAACTTGATAAAGGAAAATAGCCTTGTTCCTGATCAGTGGACTTACAGCATTTTTATAGATACTCTCTGCAAACAAGGGAGAGTAGAAGAAGCTCATAAATTCTTTAAGTCCATCAAGGAGAAAGATCTTAAGGCAAATGAAGTTATGTATACTGTTTTGATTCATGGGTATTGCAAAGTTGGGAAGGTTGATGATGCTCATTCTCTGTTCAAAATAATGCTTGCTGAGGAATGTCTACCAAACACAATCACTTTCAATGTCTTGATTGACAGCTTGTGCACAGAGAAAAAGGTGCATGAGGCTTTACAGCTTATGGATGAAATGATAAAATTGAATTTAGTTCCCACAGTtgaaatatatacaaatatcaTCTCTGAAATGTTGAAAGAGGGTGACTTTGATCATGCTGATATAATTCTTAACAAAATGATATCCTCAGGATGTAAGCCTGATGTATTTACTTATACGACATTCGTGCATGCATACTGCAGTCAAGGAAGGTTGGAAGAGGCAGAGAATGTTGTAGTCAAGATGAAGGAGGATGGAATCCTTCCTGATTCATTGACTTACACATTTTTaattgatggatatgggtgCATGCAATTGATTGATTGCTCCTTTGGTGTTCTCAAGCGAATGTTTGATGCTGGCTGTGAGCCATCTCATTATACATATGCATTTCTCTTAAAGCATTTGGCAAAGAAAATGCAAACTATAAAAGATGGTTGTGCTGTTGAAGGTTCATTTGTTCCTGGTGTTGTTCCAAAAGGTATAGCAAGTGTTTGGAATGTAATTGATCTCGATATCACATCTCTACTGTTTGAAAAGATGGTTGAACATGGTTGCAAACCTAATGTCGATACCTACAGCAAGCTTATTATAGGACTCTGCAAGGTGGATCGCTTGAATGTGGCATTTAGATTATTGAATGACATGCAAGAAGCTGGAATATCTCCTAGTGAGATTGTTTACAATGAACTTCTTAGTTGTTGCTGCAGGTTGGAAGTGTATGACAAAGCATTGAGCATTTTAGATGCCATGGTTGAGAATGGCTATTTGGCACATTTAGAATCCTACAAGGTGCTTATTTGCGGGCTATGTGATGAAGGGAGAAAAGACAAGGCTAAATCACTATTTCATACTTTGCTTTGTAGTCAGTATAATCATGATGAAATGGCTTGGAAAGTTCTGATTGATGGTTTACTTAAGAGGGGTTATAATGACGAATACTCAATGTTTCTGAGTCTCACAGAGAAAATAGGTTGTCAATTTCATCCTTCTACATATGCAATGTTGATCGATGGACTTGATGGTACATAA